In Chitinophaga nivalis, a single genomic region encodes these proteins:
- a CDS encoding NAD(P)-dependent oxidoreductase, with protein sequence MTANHKNTTGVTVIGLGPMGQAITRSLLQKGISVTVWNRTASKADDLVAAGALRAATVADALQANELVLLSLTHYQAMYDILQPAAQALAGKVLVNLSSDTPEKAREAAVWAAANGAQFLAGGIMVTPQQVGHPGSFAFFSGPQELFEAHQPILSIIGDTDYRGSDPGLAPLYYQALLDIMFTSVAGIMHGMALIKSANIPAATFAPYVDNFLVFLRQLVSDLQMAQEADKGSYDGSHNNMLMMTAGIHHITDASADAGVNTSLPAAVKDIFDRTVAKGHGKDGLASIFEVLRQKD encoded by the coding sequence ATGACTGCAAATCATAAAAATACTACAGGCGTTACCGTTATAGGCCTGGGTCCCATGGGACAAGCCATCACCCGTTCTTTATTACAAAAAGGTATATCCGTTACCGTATGGAACCGTACCGCCTCCAAAGCAGATGACCTGGTAGCTGCCGGCGCCCTGCGTGCTGCTACGGTAGCCGATGCCCTGCAAGCCAACGAACTGGTGCTGCTCAGCTTAACACACTATCAGGCGATGTATGATATCCTGCAACCCGCAGCACAGGCACTGGCAGGCAAGGTATTGGTAAACCTCAGCTCCGACACCCCGGAAAAAGCCCGGGAAGCTGCTGTATGGGCCGCCGCAAACGGTGCGCAGTTTCTGGCTGGCGGTATTATGGTAACCCCGCAACAGGTAGGCCATCCTGGTTCCTTTGCCTTTTTCAGCGGACCACAGGAGTTATTTGAAGCACACCAACCGATCTTGTCTATCATCGGCGATACCGATTATCGTGGCAGTGATCCCGGCCTGGCACCACTCTATTATCAGGCATTGCTGGATATCATGTTTACCAGCGTAGCCGGTATCATGCATGGTATGGCGCTCATTAAATCGGCCAACATTCCGGCAGCCACCTTTGCCCCTTATGTAGATAATTTCCTCGTATTCCTGCGACAGCTGGTATCAGATTTACAGATGGCACAGGAAGCAGATAAAGGCAGCTACGATGGCTCCCACAACAATATGCTGATGATGACAGCAGGCATACACCACATCACCGATGCCAGCGCGGATGCCGGGGTCAACACCTCTCTCCCCGCCGCAGTGAAGGATATTTTTGACCGTACCGTTGCCAAAGGTCATGGTAAAGACGGCCTGGCAAGCATTTTTGAAGTGCTGCGACAAAAGGACTAA
- a CDS encoding class I lanthipeptide — MKKEKLSLTRKLFLRKEPVANLSVAVQHALVGGVQETVNRPYTIPSKMSPQQECICCYDNTRPGNTLMIDCTQQ; from the coding sequence ATGAAAAAAGAAAAATTATCACTCACCAGAAAATTATTTCTGAGAAAGGAACCTGTAGCTAACCTCAGTGTCGCCGTGCAGCATGCACTGGTAGGCGGTGTGCAGGAAACCGTGAACCGGCCGTATACCATCCCTTCTAAAATGTCACCACAGCAAGAGTGTATTTGTTGTTACGACAATACCAGACCCGGTAATACGCTGATGATAGATTGCACACAGCAATAG
- a CDS encoding class I lanthipeptide, whose amino-acid sequence MCPVGRGTEPLFHTSIFSAMKQQKIALSKKLFLNRSVIAALSSNDQAALAGGFVPVSGTANIQTVCFCPPSMNMSETISAQIPVRECLCCA is encoded by the coding sequence ATGTGTCCCGTTGGAAGGGGCACTGAACCATTATTCCATACTTCAATTTTCTCCGCTATGAAGCAGCAAAAAATCGCTTTAAGCAAAAAGCTTTTTCTGAACAGATCCGTAATAGCAGCCCTCAGCAGCAACGATCAGGCTGCACTGGCCGGTGGTTTCGTCCCTGTTTCAGGAACAGCAAATATCCAGACTGTCTGTTTTTGCCCGCCCAGTATGAATATGTCGGAAACTATTTCTGCTCAGATACCCGTCAGGGAGTGTTTATGCTGCGCCTGA
- a CDS encoding class I lanthipeptide, giving the protein MKKKTIQLGKKLFLHRDVLVALNDDAAQINGGFPPASMGCTKNHTPTWVTAQGHEFCMCCLSLPPDPL; this is encoded by the coding sequence ATGAAAAAGAAAACCATTCAACTGGGGAAAAAATTATTCCTGCACCGGGATGTGCTGGTGGCGCTGAATGACGATGCCGCACAGATAAACGGTGGTTTCCCGCCGGCATCTATGGGCTGTACTAAAAATCATACCCCCACCTGGGTAACGGCCCAGGGGCATGAGTTCTGTATGTGTTGCCTTAGCCTGCCGCCTGATCCGCTGTGA
- a CDS encoding helix-turn-helix domain-containing protein has product MITTSIPYDPPPALADAIKHFYCIQSDAAADKEIAHLSPNFDMLLVFNFGAPFRISFAGEPLADKVVPQVAVTGPLKRMLNYEILPHTDILVVVFHLDGFYRLFGTSPDDADSEKITDPDTLLQQAACHDLWITLKSTARLPDRVQLLGNYIQSVIRPGDPAGNPLLDSIAYFDNPLIQPVKAIALDTKLSARTIQVRFKKYVGYNPKSLLRFIRFKQVLQRLQEQPHTDTDWYDIIHDFGYHDQSHLIKDFQYFLGTTPQHFVTQIRANGFCISQPGKYY; this is encoded by the coding sequence ATGATTACAACGAGCATACCTTACGATCCGCCACCTGCGCTGGCTGACGCTATCAAACATTTTTACTGCATACAGTCGGATGCTGCGGCAGATAAGGAGATCGCACACCTCTCTCCCAACTTCGATATGTTGCTGGTATTCAATTTTGGCGCCCCCTTCCGGATTTCCTTCGCAGGAGAACCTCTGGCAGATAAAGTTGTACCACAGGTAGCGGTGACAGGCCCCTTGAAGCGCATGTTGAATTATGAAATATTACCCCACACGGATATCCTGGTGGTCGTCTTTCACCTGGATGGGTTCTACCGGCTCTTTGGCACTTCGCCGGACGATGCCGACAGTGAAAAAATAACAGATCCGGATACCCTGTTGCAACAAGCCGCTTGTCATGATTTATGGATTACCTTGAAAAGCACGGCACGGTTACCAGACAGAGTACAGTTGCTGGGAAATTATATTCAATCCGTGATCCGTCCCGGCGACCCTGCCGGCAATCCGCTGCTGGACAGCATTGCCTATTTCGACAACCCGCTGATACAACCGGTAAAGGCCATTGCCCTGGATACGAAACTATCAGCAAGAACAATACAGGTCAGATTCAAAAAATATGTCGGCTACAACCCTAAATCATTGCTGCGTTTTATCCGGTTTAAGCAGGTACTGCAACGGTTACAGGAGCAGCCCCATACTGATACAGACTGGTATGACATCATTCACGACTTCGGGTATCATGATCAAAGCCATCTGATCAAAGATTTCCAGTATTTCCTCGGTACAACTCCCCAGCATTTCGTAACACAGATCCGGGCAAACGGGTTCTGTATCAGCCAGCCTGGCAAATACTATTAA
- a CDS encoding class I lanthipeptide: protein MKKSKPQSKDKKLKLNKLAIARLNVQEMNTIQGGVVYKLEPAQSSRPECDVTATVWN, encoded by the coding sequence ATGAAAAAGAGCAAACCGCAGTCGAAAGACAAAAAACTCAAGCTCAATAAGCTGGCGATTGCCAGGCTGAATGTCCAGGAAATGAATACCATCCAGGGTGGTGTCGTGTATAAGCTTGAGCCGGCCCAGTCATCCCGTCCGGAGTGTGATGTAACCGCAACCGTTTGGAATTAA
- a CDS encoding class I lanthipeptide, translating to MKKRNDRVINKRITLNKIAIVTLNKAEKNSIVGRRLLDPQVGPSSWPPCDVSNTKRCEETY from the coding sequence ATGAAAAAGAGAAACGATCGAGTGATCAACAAGAGAATAACACTTAACAAGATCGCCATTGTAACACTGAATAAAGCAGAAAAAAACAGTATTGTTGGTCGCCGCCTGCTGGACCCGCAGGTAGGCCCCTCTTCCTGGCCTCCCTGTGATGTCAGTAATACCAAACGTTGTGAAGAAACATACTGA
- a CDS encoding NAD(P)H-dependent oxidoreductase, whose protein sequence is MKNLIIYCHPNPSSFNHAILDTVVATAEAAGHEVRIRDIYALDFQPVLSAADIVAFKSGVTPPDIAAEQAHITWADTITLIHPIWWSGMPGILKGYVDRVLSYGFAYRYGATGLEKLLAGKTMFIVNTVGSEEDNYVAKGIFHAMEVLADNTFGFTGLEILAHRFFAAVIRTTAAERQAYLDSLCDLYAVGTPALISVDTY, encoded by the coding sequence ATGAAGAACTTAATTATTTACTGTCATCCCAACCCATCGAGTTTTAATCACGCCATATTGGATACCGTAGTAGCCACAGCGGAGGCCGCGGGCCATGAAGTGCGGATCCGCGATATCTATGCACTGGATTTCCAGCCGGTACTCTCCGCTGCCGATATCGTTGCTTTTAAGTCGGGCGTTACGCCACCGGACATTGCAGCCGAGCAGGCGCATATTACCTGGGCCGATACGATTACGCTGATACATCCGATATGGTGGTCTGGTATGCCTGGCATACTCAAAGGGTATGTAGACCGGGTATTGAGTTATGGTTTTGCTTACCGTTATGGCGCAACCGGATTGGAAAAATTACTGGCAGGCAAAACCATGTTTATTGTGAACACGGTAGGTTCAGAAGAAGATAACTATGTAGCGAAAGGTATTTTTCATGCCATGGAAGTATTGGCAGATAATACTTTTGGTTTTACCGGCCTGGAAATTCTGGCGCATCGTTTTTTTGCAGCAGTTATCCGGACGACAGCGGCAGAGCGGCAGGCATACCTGGACTCCCTGTGTGACCTGTATGCAGTGGGTACCCCGGCGCTTATCAGCGTTGATACCTATTGA
- a CDS encoding class I lanthipeptide: MKKKTGWSVNKKLQLSKKTLISLNTAAQKHILGGVDVMERQSSRPQCDITSSVSFEGELNP, encoded by the coding sequence ATGAAAAAGAAAACCGGATGGTCAGTTAATAAAAAACTGCAACTCAGTAAAAAAACACTTATTAGCTTAAATACAGCTGCGCAGAAGCATATCCTGGGAGGAGTAGATGTGATGGAAAGACAATCTTCCCGGCCACAATGTGATATCACTTCTTCTGTTTCTTTTGAGGGAGAGCTGAACCCATAG
- a CDS encoding lanthionine synthetase LanC family protein, with amino-acid sequence MSTIELAGQKVAMLEKDLFNRSAGEMSVSLMSGSGGLALLYYNLYQTEKLEVYREKAAGIMTQIAGKTKGRLSTLAYGDGLTGIAALFSFFREKGFTDNRYDPYIQQWDGMVYPAFFRMIDHDNLDYLHGALGVAAYLLDRYRAGQVRREQLIAAGTAITMHLNSITGHGASRMRYMPAPESGAVTRYINCGMAHGLVSVMIFLSKYYEAADNPPATREAIRWATDLLLTFRSKTEDMQLSVFPAIVKLNGQTFDASYDTPLGWCYGDAVVAMGLYHAARVLRDHALSDLAIRLAMQTTLRTSRKAAIIQDGGFCHGSAGLAHIYKKWFQWTGMEIFRVSYEHWIHETLRLTSFERGIGGFLKYDSGDYRPQFGLLDGACGVALVLSDYVHDGWEEWDRFFLLS; translated from the coding sequence ATGAGTACAATTGAATTGGCTGGGCAGAAGGTAGCCATGCTTGAAAAAGATCTTTTTAATCGCAGCGCCGGTGAGATGTCTGTTTCCCTGATGTCGGGAAGTGGCGGCCTGGCTTTGCTATATTATAATCTGTACCAGACAGAAAAGCTGGAAGTATACCGCGAAAAAGCCGCTGGTATTATGACGCAGATAGCGGGAAAAACGAAAGGCAGGTTAAGTACGCTGGCCTACGGTGATGGCCTGACGGGTATTGCGGCGTTGTTTTCTTTTTTCCGGGAGAAAGGATTTACCGATAATCGTTACGATCCTTACATCCAGCAATGGGATGGCATGGTATATCCTGCTTTTTTCCGGATGATCGATCATGACAACCTCGATTATCTGCATGGCGCATTGGGGGTGGCTGCCTATTTGCTGGACCGCTACCGGGCAGGTCAGGTGAGGCGGGAACAGCTCATCGCAGCTGGTACGGCTATCACGATGCACCTGAACAGTATAACCGGACATGGCGCGAGCCGGATGCGATATATGCCGGCGCCGGAAAGCGGCGCGGTAACCAGGTATATCAATTGTGGAATGGCACACGGACTTGTGTCTGTGATGATATTTCTTTCGAAATACTATGAAGCGGCAGACAATCCGCCAGCCACCCGGGAAGCAATCCGGTGGGCTACCGACCTGCTGCTGACGTTTCGTTCCAAAACGGAGGATATGCAATTATCTGTGTTTCCTGCGATTGTAAAACTGAACGGACAAACATTTGACGCGTCTTACGATACCCCGCTGGGTTGGTGTTATGGGGATGCTGTGGTAGCGATGGGGTTGTATCACGCCGCCAGGGTTTTGCGGGATCATGCCTTGTCTGATCTGGCGATCAGGCTGGCCATGCAAACCACCTTACGGACTTCCCGCAAAGCGGCTATCATTCAGGATGGGGGCTTTTGCCATGGGAGTGCGGGGTTGGCACATATTTACAAAAAGTGGTTCCAGTGGACAGGGATGGAAATTTTTAGGGTGAGTTATGAACACTGGATACACGAAACATTGAGGCTCACTTCTTTTGAGCGGGGAATTGGCGGTTTTCTGAAGTATGACAGTGGAGATTACAGACCGCAGTTTGGTTTACTGGATGGCGCCTGTGGCGTTGCGCTGGTATTATCAGATTATGTGCATGATGGATGGGAAGAGTGGGACCGTTTTTTCTTATTGTCTTGA